From Microbacterium sp. YJN-G, a single genomic window includes:
- a CDS encoding thiamine pyrophosphate-binding protein, producing MPTVSAHVALTLAQHVDHVFGVMGNGNAYFLDAIETHTDAIFTAVRHEQGAVVAADAHFRASGRIAAATSTYGAGFTNTLTALAEAVQAHVPLVLVVGDEPTSGPRPWDVDQIAMASAVGARTYTTGRADAAATTVIAVEHALTYRVPVVLAIPYDVAALEAGPVPEAPAPRIPEPLVARGEFAEGMLDEIAEALRTSERPFLLAGRGAWLAGAGEALGALADATGALTATTALGRGIFPDSRYDLGVTGGFGADGAMGLIREADVAVVFGASLNQFTMRFGELFAPGTRVFQVDVAPAATHAHIGGFVRADARIAASELVSRLSAAHSARENAPAADESAESVRAKRTSPREAHTPWRESVDLTAARAYAAGDDLADDGRLDPRSAARRIAELLPEDRVVVSDGGHFIGWANMYWPVAAPDRMMMIGTAFQSIGQGWPSVVGATRARPESTVVLTSGDGGGLMAIADLESAVRAAGGHGIAVIWNDAAYGAEVNLYGLKGLAEAPMLIPEVDFAAFGTAVGAEGVVVRTLDDLERLRTWAAENPDERRFLVLDLRISGKVIAPYQQEIIRVNS from the coding sequence ATGCCCACCGTCTCCGCCCACGTCGCCCTCACCCTCGCCCAGCACGTCGATCACGTCTTCGGCGTCATGGGCAACGGCAACGCCTACTTCCTCGACGCCATCGAGACGCACACGGATGCCATCTTCACAGCCGTCCGCCACGAGCAGGGAGCCGTCGTCGCCGCCGACGCGCACTTCCGTGCCTCGGGACGGATCGCCGCGGCGACCTCGACCTACGGCGCCGGGTTCACCAACACCCTGACCGCCCTCGCCGAGGCGGTGCAGGCGCACGTGCCGCTCGTGCTCGTCGTCGGCGACGAGCCCACCTCGGGCCCTCGCCCCTGGGACGTCGATCAGATCGCCATGGCCTCCGCGGTCGGCGCGCGCACCTATACGACGGGGCGGGCGGATGCTGCCGCCACCACCGTCATCGCCGTCGAGCACGCCCTCACCTACCGGGTGCCCGTCGTGCTCGCGATCCCCTACGACGTGGCCGCGCTCGAAGCGGGCCCCGTACCCGAGGCGCCCGCCCCCCGCATCCCGGAGCCGCTGGTCGCACGCGGCGAGTTCGCCGAGGGGATGCTGGATGAGATCGCCGAGGCGCTGCGCACCTCCGAGCGTCCCTTCCTGCTGGCAGGACGAGGTGCGTGGCTGGCCGGCGCCGGCGAGGCGCTGGGCGCGCTCGCGGATGCCACCGGCGCACTGACCGCCACGACCGCCCTGGGCCGCGGGATCTTCCCCGACAGCCGCTATGACCTGGGCGTGACCGGCGGTTTCGGCGCGGACGGGGCGATGGGCCTGATCCGCGAGGCCGATGTCGCGGTGGTCTTCGGCGCGTCACTGAACCAGTTCACGATGCGCTTCGGCGAGCTGTTCGCCCCCGGCACCCGGGTGTTCCAGGTCGATGTGGCGCCGGCTGCCACGCACGCCCACATCGGCGGATTCGTGCGCGCGGACGCCCGCATCGCGGCATCCGAACTCGTCTCCCGCCTCTCCGCCGCGCACTCCGCGCGGGAAAATGCGCCTGCCGCGGACGAATCCGCGGAATCCGTCCGCGCGAAGCGCACATCCCCGCGCGAAGCGCACACCCCGTGGCGCGAGAGCGTGGACCTCACCGCCGCCCGCGCGTACGCCGCGGGTGACGACCTCGCCGACGACGGCCGCCTCGACCCGCGCTCCGCCGCGCGCCGCATCGCCGAGCTGCTGCCCGAGGACCGCGTCGTCGTCTCGGACGGCGGGCATTTCATCGGCTGGGCGAACATGTACTGGCCGGTCGCCGCCCCCGACCGGATGATGATGATCGGCACCGCGTTCCAGTCCATCGGGCAGGGCTGGCCGAGCGTGGTCGGCGCGACCCGGGCGCGGCCGGAGTCCACCGTGGTGCTGACCTCGGGCGACGGCGGCGGGCTCATGGCGATCGCCGACCTGGAATCCGCCGTGCGAGCGGCCGGCGGGCACGGCATCGCGGTGATCTGGAACGACGCCGCCTACGGTGCCGAGGTGAACCTGTACGGGCTGAAGGGCCTGGCCGAGGCGCCGATGCTGATCCCCGAGGTCGACTTCGCCGCCTTCGGCACGGCCGTCGGCGCCGAGGGCGTGGTCGTGCGCACCCTCGACGACCTCGAGCGTCTGCGCACCTGGGCCGCCGAGAACCCCGATGAGCGCCGCTTCCTCGTGCTCGACCTGCGTATCTCGGGCAAGGTGATCGCCCCGTACCAGCAGGAGATCATCCGCGTGAACTCCTGA
- a CDS encoding ABC transporter ATP-binding protein, with the protein MSTRPLLEISDLSVEFGLHGQTRQILNGISFTVERNEIIGLVGESGSGKSTTARSIIGLLPPTGRSFGSIAFDGAEISTLSPRRIRSIRGTQIGFVAQNPFDALNPILSIEDQFFNVMRAHEKISRKTARARAAALLHSVGITDADRVLAGHAHELSGGMAQRVVIAIALSLDPKLLIADEPTTALDMTVQRQVLDLMRDLIVSSGRSMLLVTHDLTVVATYCDRVAVMYRGDILEIGEVSSVFTSPQHEYTRALLDAASGKGLIEERDHALRQSTSRTGAA; encoded by the coding sequence ATGAGCACCAGACCACTCTTGGAGATCTCGGATCTCAGCGTTGAGTTCGGCCTGCACGGTCAGACCCGCCAGATCCTCAACGGCATTTCGTTCACAGTCGAACGCAACGAGATCATCGGACTCGTCGGCGAATCAGGTTCAGGAAAGTCCACGACCGCGCGGTCGATCATCGGGCTGTTGCCGCCCACCGGTCGGAGCTTCGGGAGCATCGCGTTCGATGGCGCTGAGATCAGCACGCTGTCGCCGAGGAGGATTCGTTCGATCCGAGGTACGCAGATCGGATTTGTGGCCCAAAATCCATTCGATGCGCTCAATCCGATCCTGTCGATCGAAGATCAGTTCTTCAACGTCATGCGTGCACACGAGAAGATCAGCCGGAAGACGGCGCGAGCGCGTGCAGCTGCACTTCTGCACTCTGTCGGCATCACCGACGCGGATCGTGTGCTCGCCGGACACGCCCACGAGCTGAGCGGCGGCATGGCTCAGCGAGTAGTGATCGCGATCGCGCTGAGCCTCGATCCGAAACTCCTCATCGCCGACGAGCCGACAACGGCGCTCGACATGACGGTGCAGCGACAGGTCCTCGACCTGATGCGGGACCTCATCGTGTCTTCCGGTCGATCAATGCTGTTGGTCACCCACGACCTGACGGTCGTCGCCACATATTGCGATCGAGTCGCGGTCATGTATCGCGGCGACATTCTCGAGATCGGCGAAGTCTCGAGTGTCTTCACTTCACCCCAGCACGAATACACGCGTGCGCTGCTGGACGCTGCCTCTGGCAAGGGGCTGATCGAGGAACGTGACCACGCCCTCCGGCAGTCGACCTCCAGGACCGGAGCAGCGTGA
- a CDS encoding ABC transporter substrate-binding protein, which yields MIKSNRMFGVTAAGIAAVLGLSGCGASQAGSPEGDAAVPDTAVMVLPSLPDNLTIFPYGGNASQAVLTGLGSQLANYEVACENPVPGKVAGKLAESIELSDDLKSIEVKLRPLKSQAGNTLSTDDVIWSFTEYGFVVQPVLKSSFARSGYDVDNLITKIDDSTFRFNLKSFQSNALDALQNPLAYIYDSTEAMSHATAEDPVAQKWLFTNLADYSGWELSSFSPGESLTVTADPDWGGGDRVVSKVAVQSVPDDTTRQQLLETGEAQVAVGFQPSQFRALSEKPGIDILECASLNMDNLMFSTREAPLDDVRVRTALSMAINREELVKGAYSDYATPAVSSFNKAFGFGEYGDAYTYDPEKAKQLLAEAGYPDGFELVLTYSPTRPGPVTAKSSVLVQSMLAEIGVDVKLELITSPTQMTDIMYQTHLYQSALYGEPVAMADPAWLTYVKFGESPNNSGTFWTSPELLELLAEASSTPADNKEKRDTLFQRIAEIGDTEVPLIELVETPYVIATNGMTTGIPMPNGQLAWSSFGK from the coding sequence ATGATCAAGTCAAATCGAATGTTCGGCGTAACAGCCGCCGGAATCGCCGCAGTCCTCGGATTGTCCGGATGCGGCGCAAGCCAGGCAGGTTCTCCCGAGGGCGACGCGGCGGTTCCTGACACCGCCGTGATGGTCCTACCCAGTCTTCCGGACAATCTGACGATATTCCCGTACGGGGGAAACGCGTCACAGGCGGTTCTCACGGGTCTGGGCTCTCAACTGGCCAATTACGAGGTGGCCTGTGAGAACCCCGTTCCCGGCAAGGTTGCTGGGAAGCTCGCCGAGAGCATCGAGCTCAGTGACGACCTGAAGTCGATCGAGGTGAAGCTGCGCCCCCTCAAGAGTCAGGCCGGCAACACTCTCAGCACTGATGACGTGATCTGGAGTTTCACCGAATACGGTTTCGTCGTACAGCCGGTGCTGAAGTCCTCCTTCGCGCGCTCCGGCTACGACGTCGACAATCTCATCACCAAGATCGACGACAGCACGTTCAGGTTCAATCTCAAGTCGTTCCAGTCCAACGCGCTGGATGCCCTGCAGAATCCACTCGCGTACATCTACGACTCGACCGAAGCGATGTCGCATGCGACCGCTGAGGACCCCGTAGCCCAGAAGTGGTTGTTCACGAATCTGGCCGACTACAGCGGCTGGGAGTTGAGCAGCTTCAGTCCCGGCGAATCTCTCACCGTCACCGCTGATCCGGATTGGGGCGGCGGAGACCGCGTCGTGTCCAAGGTCGCCGTGCAGAGCGTCCCGGACGACACCACCCGCCAGCAGCTGCTGGAGACCGGCGAAGCCCAGGTCGCGGTCGGGTTCCAGCCCAGTCAGTTCCGCGCCCTCTCCGAGAAGCCCGGGATCGACATCCTCGAATGCGCCAGCCTGAACATGGACAACCTGATGTTCTCGACTCGCGAGGCCCCGCTGGACGATGTGCGGGTCCGTACCGCACTTTCGATGGCGATCAATCGCGAGGAGCTCGTCAAGGGCGCGTACTCGGACTACGCGACTCCGGCTGTGTCGTCCTTCAACAAGGCGTTCGGCTTCGGCGAGTATGGCGACGCCTACACGTACGATCCTGAAAAGGCGAAGCAACTCCTCGCAGAGGCCGGTTACCCCGACGGTTTCGAGTTGGTTCTGACTTACAGTCCCACCCGGCCGGGCCCCGTCACCGCGAAGAGTTCCGTGCTCGTCCAGTCCATGCTCGCCGAAATCGGTGTCGACGTGAAGTTGGAGCTGATCACGAGCCCGACTCAGATGACGGACATCATGTATCAGACGCACCTCTATCAGAGTGCCCTATATGGCGAGCCGGTCGCGATGGCGGATCCTGCATGGCTCACCTACGTCAAGTTCGGGGAGTCGCCGAACAATAGCGGCACGTTCTGGACGAGCCCCGAACTGCTTGAGCTACTCGCCGAGGCGTCGTCTACCCCGGCGGACAACAAGGAGAAGCGAGACACTCTGTTCCAGCGGATCGCTGAGATCGGCGACACCGAGGTCCCCCTCATCGAACTGGTCGAGACGCCTTATGTGATCGCGACGAACGGCATGACCACCGGCATTCCGATGCCCAACGGGCAGCTGGCCTGGTCGTCGTTCGGCAAGTGA
- a CDS encoding ATP-binding cassette domain-containing protein, whose protein sequence is MDKETGVTDMPIVTARNLSKTFASRGKRGSVVAVNDVSLTLQRGDTLGLVGESGSGKSTLGRLLARLIDPDDGTVVLEGTDLTSLRGRALRRARSRFQVVFQEPYASLDPRMTVLQIIEEPLVATKIVKSAKERRERVLAMLDDVGLPREFISRKPGALSGGQQQRVGIARALISEPTFVVLDEPTSSLDQTVRASILQLLVHLQRTKSLTFVFISHDIHTVRRLCNRTAVMHLGNIVEIGPTENIMERPQHPYTKKLLSAVLSLTPGESTRGGNTDDHPTTAISSSGRKCDMPDDACELQVEALHLTGERSR, encoded by the coding sequence ATGGACAAGGAAACGGGTGTTACGGATATGCCGATCGTCACCGCTCGAAATCTGAGCAAGACATTCGCCTCCCGAGGAAAGCGAGGGAGCGTTGTCGCGGTCAACGACGTCAGCCTCACCTTGCAACGCGGTGACACTCTCGGCCTCGTGGGCGAAAGCGGTTCAGGAAAGTCCACCCTCGGCCGGCTGCTGGCCCGACTCATCGACCCCGATGACGGGACGGTGGTCCTCGAAGGCACAGACCTCACGTCGCTGCGCGGCCGGGCACTACGACGTGCGCGATCGCGGTTCCAGGTGGTCTTCCAGGAACCCTACGCCTCCCTCGACCCTCGGATGACGGTCCTCCAGATCATCGAGGAGCCGCTGGTCGCGACCAAGATCGTGAAGTCGGCAAAGGAGCGCCGCGAACGCGTGCTGGCGATGCTGGACGATGTTGGCTTGCCCCGAGAGTTCATCTCACGGAAACCCGGTGCCCTGAGCGGCGGACAGCAGCAGCGCGTGGGAATTGCCCGCGCCCTCATCAGCGAACCTACCTTCGTCGTGCTGGACGAACCGACCTCGTCTCTCGACCAGACAGTACGAGCCAGCATCCTCCAGCTGCTCGTCCACCTTCAGCGGACCAAGTCGCTCACATTCGTCTTCATCTCCCATGACATCCACACGGTCAGGAGACTCTGCAACCGCACAGCGGTGATGCATCTGGGGAACATCGTGGAGATCGGCCCAACGGAGAACATCATGGAACGCCCACAACACCCGTACACCAAGAAGTTGCTTTCGGCAGTTCTCTCCCTCACCCCCGGAGAGTCCACGCGCGGAGGGAACACCGACGACCACCCGACGACTGCCATATCGTCCTCAGGCCGAAAGTGTGACATGCCGGATGATGCTTGTGAGCTGCAGGTCGAGGCGCTGCACCTCACCGGTGAGAGGAGCAGATGA
- a CDS encoding ABC transporter permease, which translates to MMIRFVLGRVLLAGFLLIVVISASFALVSLIPGDPALAVLGEFATPEQVATLNAQLGLDQPFHVQWWNYLTSALSGDLGTSYFSGTPVTEEILVRLVPSLLLVIPGILLAVVLGTAIGALSAYRRGGRVDRVLSGYTSATLALPEFALALIVIYVFFQILRIAPPPLGMLSPLDPIPPAVTGSVLIDAALAGSWETIGSAIARAVLPIITLGIFFSAFFARVVRTGLTAALLSPQVEFARACGLSEWMVFRYAMGDIRRTLLTFLVILSGAALSGAVILETVFSWPGIGTWALTGILQVDIPVIQGFVLIIATTLLFAYVAVDIVIACTDPRVRSQVTAGGNKRADSPKPASSEPVINDAIAG; encoded by the coding sequence ATGATGATCCGCTTCGTCCTCGGACGTGTCCTACTGGCGGGCTTTCTGCTCATAGTCGTCATCTCCGCGAGTTTCGCCTTGGTCTCCCTCATCCCCGGTGACCCAGCGCTGGCTGTCCTCGGCGAATTCGCTACGCCGGAGCAGGTTGCGACGCTGAATGCCCAGCTCGGGCTCGACCAGCCTTTTCATGTCCAGTGGTGGAACTACTTGACATCGGCGCTTTCTGGCGATCTCGGTACGTCATACTTCTCCGGAACACCTGTCACGGAGGAGATTCTGGTGCGACTGGTCCCCAGCTTGCTGCTCGTGATACCGGGAATCCTGCTGGCGGTGGTTCTGGGGACCGCCATCGGCGCCCTCAGCGCCTATCGGCGTGGGGGACGGGTTGATCGCGTGCTGTCCGGGTACACATCCGCCACCCTTGCGCTGCCGGAGTTCGCGCTGGCCCTCATCGTCATCTATGTCTTCTTTCAGATACTGCGCATCGCGCCTCCCCCACTTGGCATGTTGTCCCCTCTCGACCCGATTCCACCGGCGGTCACCGGATCGGTGCTCATCGACGCTGCGCTGGCGGGTTCCTGGGAGACGATCGGCAGCGCCATCGCTCGGGCGGTGCTGCCGATCATCACCCTAGGAATCTTCTTCTCGGCATTCTTCGCCCGAGTCGTTCGAACAGGCCTGACCGCTGCGCTCCTGTCTCCGCAGGTTGAGTTCGCGAGAGCTTGCGGGCTGAGTGAGTGGATGGTCTTCCGGTACGCGATGGGCGACATTCGTCGCACCTTGCTCACTTTCCTTGTGATCCTGAGCGGTGCCGCGCTCAGCGGTGCAGTGATCCTGGAGACGGTGTTCTCCTGGCCCGGGATCGGCACGTGGGCACTGACCGGCATTCTCCAAGTCGACATCCCGGTGATCCAAGGATTCGTCCTCATCATCGCCACCACCCTCCTGTTCGCGTACGTCGCCGTCGACATCGTGATCGCATGCACTGACCCACGAGTTCGTTCCCAGGTCACCGCCGGCGGGAACAAGCGCGCAGACTCCCCCAAGCCAGCGTCATCCGAACCTGTCATCAACGACGCCATAGCGGGATGA
- a CDS encoding ABC transporter permease — protein sequence MKFAEYSSTPTSAVVVGATTSSLVAASRFPRLKRAQLAALKHKSDITIVLALVFLGAFILSSVVIDLPHLPTKPDVSSIALPPSATHLFGTDGYGFDVFSRVLDAATRDIPIAIAGALVALGLGVPVGLAASGGRAGDIFMRGLDGFSALPILILVIVAIKLMGGTAFDIIIAIAIVNTPRFARLVRAEAVALRSMRFVEAAVAAGCSPLRIAVQHIFRNSYGIALVQTTLAAANAIGVIAALNFLGVGINPPTPTWGGMIRDGMTLLIDGKWWAAAFPTLAIFLVVVSFNAIADGIETRAEATGGNS from the coding sequence ATGAAATTCGCGGAGTACAGTTCAACTCCCACTTCTGCGGTGGTCGTCGGCGCAACGACATCCTCGCTCGTCGCAGCCAGCAGATTCCCGCGGCTCAAGCGCGCACAGTTGGCCGCACTCAAACACAAGAGTGACATCACGATCGTCCTCGCACTTGTGTTCCTCGGTGCGTTCATCCTCTCGAGCGTAGTGATCGACCTCCCGCATCTTCCGACAAAGCCAGATGTCAGTTCGATCGCGTTGCCGCCGAGCGCTACTCACCTTTTCGGGACAGACGGATATGGCTTCGATGTGTTCTCTCGGGTGCTCGACGCCGCAACCCGCGACATCCCGATCGCCATAGCGGGTGCTCTGGTGGCTTTGGGGCTCGGCGTGCCGGTCGGCCTCGCGGCATCCGGCGGAAGAGCCGGCGACATCTTCATGCGCGGATTGGACGGCTTCTCGGCCCTCCCGATCCTCATTCTCGTGATCGTCGCGATCAAGCTCATGGGCGGGACTGCCTTTGACATCATCATCGCCATCGCGATCGTGAACACCCCGCGCTTCGCCCGTCTGGTGCGTGCAGAAGCAGTGGCGCTGCGCTCGATGAGATTCGTCGAAGCCGCTGTAGCAGCCGGATGCTCTCCGTTGCGCATCGCGGTGCAGCACATCTTCCGTAACAGTTACGGGATTGCGCTTGTGCAAACGACCCTCGCCGCAGCGAACGCTATCGGGGTCATCGCAGCGCTCAACTTCCTCGGTGTCGGTATCAACCCGCCCACTCCGACGTGGGGCGGCATGATTCGTGACGGGATGACGCTCCTCATCGACGGCAAGTGGTGGGCGGCGGCTTTCCCGACCCTGGCCATCTTCCTCGTAGTGGTCTCTTTCAATGCAATCGCCGACGGCATTGAGACTCGCGCTGAAGCAACAGGAGGCAACTCATGA
- a CDS encoding class II glutamine amidotransferase: protein MCRLFAYVSPEPATAGGELGPDGKESLLSLARLHGDGWGWAGVRHPGDAPVVKRSAISAATDPVFDAALAVPARAAMVHLRWATSGLPVIERNAHPFRFGDLAFEHNGSLKPIGDVAALLTDESRASLTGDTDSEMYFALIREQLALGTPLLEATTTVARRLREVFPRASLNAILLDRTQLIVVHASARSILSDADLHVIGEHPQLPDEHNEDYFALRWSHVDDGTILIGSTGVAAAEWQALPAESVTAIDLADRSTSTLELAPVAAAHG from the coding sequence ATGTGTCGTCTGTTCGCCTACGTCTCCCCCGAACCCGCCACCGCGGGCGGTGAGCTCGGGCCGGACGGCAAGGAGAGCCTGCTGTCGCTGGCGCGGCTGCACGGCGACGGATGGGGCTGGGCGGGCGTGCGGCATCCGGGCGATGCCCCGGTGGTCAAGCGCTCGGCGATCTCGGCGGCGACCGATCCCGTGTTCGACGCGGCGCTCGCAGTGCCCGCGCGTGCCGCGATGGTGCACCTGAGGTGGGCGACGTCGGGGCTTCCGGTGATCGAGCGCAACGCGCATCCCTTCAGGTTCGGCGACCTCGCCTTCGAGCACAACGGGTCGCTGAAGCCCATCGGCGACGTGGCCGCGCTGCTGACGGACGAGAGCCGTGCGTCGCTGACCGGCGACACCGACAGCGAGATGTACTTCGCGCTCATCCGCGAGCAGCTCGCCCTCGGCACCCCGCTGCTCGAGGCGACCACCACGGTCGCCCGCCGGCTGCGCGAGGTGTTCCCGCGTGCCAGTCTCAACGCCATCCTGCTCGATCGCACTCAGCTGATCGTCGTGCACGCCAGCGCGCGCAGCATCCTCTCCGACGCCGACCTGCACGTGATCGGCGAGCATCCCCAGCTGCCCGATGAGCACAACGAGGACTACTTCGCGCTGCGCTGGAGCCATGTGGACGACGGGACGATCCTGATCGGCTCGACGGGCGTCGCCGCGGCCGAGTGGCAGGCGCTGCCGGCCGAGTCGGTGACCGCGATCGACCTCGCCGACCGGTCGACATCGACGCTCGAACTGGCGCCTGTGGCCGCGGCACACGGCTGA